GCGCTCCTTTTCATTCGCGTCAACATGATCCCTAGTGGTACGGCAACTATTATTCCAAGGAAAACAGCGATCAAGGATATATATAAGTGCTCCCATGCCTTAAAAACCAATTCTTGCCAGTTCATTTGTAAAAAATCGAGCAAAGTTTCCATCTCATTCACCTCCTAAAACATTTCTGCCATTTCTGCCATTTGATTTTCTTCCTCTCCCCAAATGCTGTCATATACGATGTCCACCAATGTGGCCCTAGTGACAATTCCGACCAAATGTTTATTGTGGTCAACTACCGGCACGTATTTGAATCCTCGTTTTAAAATCTTCTGAACGGAATCACGGATTAAAGTATCCTGTTTCACTGAATAGACTTCAGTATTGATGACTTCACTGATAAATTTAGCCTTTTTTCGATATTCACTGATCGTTTCAACATCCACGAACCCTTTCAACACATTTTGCTCATCGACCACAAGTAAAGAATCTACCCTTTTCTCGCGCATGATCGTAATAGCACCTGTAAGGGATTTTTCCTCTGTAATGGATATTGGATTTCGACTCATGATCTGTTCAACCAACTCAACATTTGGTCTTGTTTGAAGCAGGCGATCTTTGCCGATGAATTCTTCCACAAACTCATTGGCTGGGTTTCTGAGGATTTCATCCGGTGTTCCCACTTGGACGATTTCACCAGCTTTTAAGATGACGATCCTGTCGGCTAGCTTAATGGCTTCATCCATATCATGGGTAACAAAAACGATAGTTTTATCAAGTGTGCGCTGTAGATTTTTAAATTCCTCCTGAAGGGCATCGCGGGTGATTGGATCAAGTGCGCCAAAAGGTTCATCCATTAAAATGAGTGGAGGATTGGAAGCTAGTGCTCTGAGAACGCCTATCCTTTGTTGCTGCCCGCCGCTCAATTCGTAGGGATACCTTTCCAGGTATTCAGGTCCCATATCGACAAGCTGAAGCAATTCCAGTGCACGTTCCTTTTTCTTCTGTTCATTCCATTTAAGAAGTTTTGGAACGAGGGTGATATTTTCAAGAATCGTCATGTGAGGGAAAAGTCCGATTTGCTGGATAACATACCCGATTTGTCTTCTTAGCTCGACTGGATCTTTATCCATGATATTTTCACCATTAATAAGTATCTTTCCTTCCGACGGTTCGATAAGACGGTTAATCATTTTCATTGTCGTTGTCTTACCGCATCCACTCGGACCAATGAAGCAAATGAACTCCCCTTTTTTAATATCCAATGATATATTTTTTACAGCTTTCTTTCCTCCCTTATAGATTTTCGATACATTTTCGATTTTTAACATAACAAGCACCTCCATCATTCGCATACAATTACAAATTTTACAAATATATTAATTTTCATTTGCACAGTCTCTTATACCCATATAGCAAACTGTATAAACCTTTTATTTTAAAAAACTAGTTCGTTGGAATTATATTGAATAAATGGTATAAAAAAACCACCTCATGTTAATTGAGGTAGTTGAAAGATTTTTAAAAGATGAATTAAAACCCAATATTTTTAGCAATCAGGGTTTTTACGGTTTCATCTGTCCCTGTAAAGAAAGTTGTTAAAGGAATGTCCCGGTGACGCTGGGCAATTTTATCGTCTCCTATATTTCCGTAGCCATCATGTAATTGCATGCACTTATCGGATATTCGCTTAGACATTTCCGTTATCCAATATTTGGCCATCGATACTTCAGCTATGATATTCTCCCCAGTCATATGTTTACAGATCAAACCATCAACAAACGTTCCTCCCAGATGAATATCTGTCGCTATTTCAGCAATGGTAAACTGTGCATTTTTAAATTTACTTATTTTCTTATCAAATGCTTTTCGTCCACTTATAAAATTCATCGTTAAGTGAAGCATATCTTTCGCTGCCATTAATGACCCAATCGCACACATTAGTCTTTCCTGCTGCAGTTTTTGCATGATATATGAGAGACCCTTCCCTTCCTCCCCAAGAAGGTTGCCAACAGGAACTGAAGCATCATCGAAAAATAGTTCGGCTGTGTCTGAGCATCCCTGTCCTGTTTTACCAAGCTTTCTTCCCCTTGAAAATCCTGGTGTATCTTTATCAATGAGCAGCAAACTGATTCCGCACTGGGAAGGAACAGCATTAAGATCAGTTTTGCATGCCACTATCATGAAGTCAGCTTTAAAGCCATTTGTGACAAACGTTTTGGCTCCATTGACAATATAATACCCATCTTTTTGGATCGCTGTGGTTTGAATATCCCCTAATTCCGAGCCCATTCCCGGCTCTGTCAATGCAAAAGCTGAAATCAATTCACCAGTAATGAACTTTGGTAAATATCTTTGTTTCTGATCTATTGTTCCGAATGAGGCAATATAAGGGGCTACAATATCAGAATGAATGGATATTCCTCTTAACGCTGATCCAACCATTTCCAATTCCTCTGCCAGTACAACTGAATATCCAAAATCTGCTCCTATTCCTCCGATTTCCACATCAAGCCATGGACATAAAAAACCATTATCTCCAATCTTTCTCCAAAATGAGCGAGGTATTCCCCCCTCCTTTTCCCATTGATCATAAAAGGGGACAGCCTCCTTGGCGAGAAATTCACGAATTGATTGTTTAAATAATAAGTGTTCTTCCGTTAGGAAGGAACGAGAATCATCTTTATTGATTGCCATCGTGCTAACCATGGGTTAACCTCCATTCTCTAACGATTTTATACTAATAATCCACTAACATGCTCAAGTTAAATACCTCGATGTAAACGGTTACAACCACAAATATCAAACTGTTAAAATGACCCACAATATTCTTGTTCAACAAAAGTATTGAATTCCCTTTTATAAATCAATTTTTTACCATTTTAAATCTTGTTTGTTTATTACTTAACTGCTTGGAATATGGGTTTATCATATATTCTGTCGAGGTTATTTTTGGAATACACTTGGTATTCATTTAACAAAATTCCTGTTATAATTGCATACTAAAATGGGTGCTTTAACAAGGGCTGTTAACTCATTAAACCATCTAAAGGTTGTCAATATCTTTGTTTTTTCTCCTCTACTTATTAACCAGTACCCCTGGCCCTCCCTGCAGTGTCATAGCTTTTGTATGTTATATGATATCTAATTCCCAACCAACCTCCAACATGTTTCTACAAGTAGAGGGCGGACAGTTTTCTTCACGAAATCATGTCCCGCGTACCCGTACGTCCTGCCTAGGCTACTGATATATTAGAATTTTTTTTATAAAAAGAATCCCACATAATCTCCATTCGTTTATATTTGAAGCTTGAAATAAATCCAAGTATCCTCTCAAGCTCATTTAAGAGTGTTTTGCATTTTACCCGTAGCACTTATCTATGTAAAAACAGAAGCGAAAGTATATAACCTAAACTTTTCATAAAGCAAAAAATACTCTGGAGAATATCTCATCCCAGAGTATTTTTTTACGCAATACTACTTTTTCATTTAGCCGCCTCTTTTCCTTATCCGGTTTAAAAGCAGTAAACTTTGGAAGCAGCAATTTGAATTTCTTCCCCTGTATGTGGGTTTCTAGTTTGGTCTGCTCGGTCGTACACTTCAAATGTACCAAATCTAATCAAATTACAACTCATAAAAGTAAGGACTCGAGATTTATTACACTATCTTGGCTCTTTAACAAGCACGTTAATAAACTTTATTATGGCCTTGCACCAATTACTGTGGTCCAGCCGCTATATACCTTCGCCTTCTATAATGTATATTCTCTATTCCTTCACAAACTTTAATGTTGGATTTTTCCATTAATGACAACACACTTCCCATTTGTAGGTTGCTTTATCATCCTTCCATCCTTGATGTATACAGTGTAAGTATTATTGACTTTAGCATCTAATCTTGCTAAATCTCCCGTTCTTGCTATGATATTTTTGACAGCTTCCCTCTTCAGATTATCCATGACTTTCTTTTTCCATTGTTCCCGTTTGTTTTTTTTCTTATTTTCATCAACCATCAGGATCCCATCCTTTTTGTTTGATTTATGTCTTCTCCGATAATAGTGTATTATATTTTTATCATCTTGTTACCTTTATGCTTTTCCTAATTGAGTCTTTTTTTATTTTATAATGTAACAGGTAAGTAAAGAGGAAATTAATAAAATGGCTCACGCTAGTGATATCAAGAAATGAACACACATAAAAACAGGATGCAACTGAATGTTGCACCCTGCTTGAAAAAGGGGTTTGCTTCATTTCGAATCAGCATAAATTCTCTGCGATAAACACCTCATCTACATTAGAGTAAATACCGGTATCTGACTAGAGTTTACCATCCAAAGCAACCATCCCCTATATCTTAAAAGTTTTATCAACTTTCAAAGCATAATTGACAATTATTGAATGAGTTTTCTGCTTTTACGTGCAAGCGAACCATCCCCTTGCTCGAAACGATTTTTTAATGAAGCCTTTCAGTAGTTAAGTTAAACGTCTTTAACTGACACCTCATTTACTATGATAAGAATCATACGTAAATCACTAGCCCCTTCTTCTTTATTTATTATGACCATCTGCTGGTAAAATATAATTGGTTATTTATGGATATCAATAATTGTTTAAATCAAGTTATTCATGGTAGTTTAAGTACAAATCATTCGCAATCTCAATGGCATAACAAATGCTTAGTTCCCTAACCATCCTTTTTATAAAAAAGTAGCGGAATTAAGCTAAACGACACAGATAAAATCTACACTAAGATCGACGTTCTCCGTGGAAAGGGCGGAAATGCGCAAAAATAAAAAGGCCGGCAGTCGTTAGTTTTCACAAACTTTCTGCACACCCCCTTGCATTCCTACTGCATAATTAATAAAGAAACGACAAAGCGAAAAACTCGCCTTGTCCATACCTCAAAGCATTATGAAGACTTCATTTGGATTATTGTGCATTAGACTCTGAACGATATTCGTCTATAATCGCTTGTACCTCCGAATCAGCTGGCACATTTGTGACGTCGTAGAGGAATCCATCGGATTCGACTAACGTCATTTTGCCGTCAACAACTTCAAAAGTCAAATCCAGGCGGCCCAAATAATGTTCTTGTTCTCCGCCGGCTTGAGTAATTGGCACCATCACCTCCCCGTTGAATTCGTATTCGGGCGTTTGGATGACCTTGTGTGTATCTGCTCCGATTACCGCTGAAACTCCTGGAACCTGAGCCAACTTGTGGTCTTCAGTATTTCCGGCATGCGAAAGGACAATATTAATGTCCGACTTTTCACTCACTTCAGGAAGCAACTCATTCAACGCCTCAACCGGTTCGATGAAATCGAGGTCTGCAACATCATTCCAACCGCGAATTTCCGGCTTCATCGAAGTAAGGCCGATCATGCCGACTTTAACGCCATTGAAAGTAAAACTCTTCCAAGGCTTGACATTCTGAATGTACTTTCCTGTTTCCCTGTCAATGACATTACCAGTAAGGATGGGGAAATTGACGTTGCGGTGGTAATTCTTTAACTGTTCATAACGGCTGTCCTGTGTTCCCTCTCCGGCAGGGTAAACGCGGAAGTCGTTGTTTCCGAGAACCATTGCATCATAGCCCAAAGCTTTCAAAAGAGACGTCTCCAACTCTCCTTGACCCGCCTGAAACTCGCCGCGCAGGAAGACATCCCCGCCATCGACGAGAAGCAGATTCTCCTCTTCATTGCGCACATTTTCAATGATGGTGGCATACTTCGCAATAGAATTGTGATGAATGGTTCCATCATCCAGCGTGACGATGTCATCCAAATGACCATGAAAGTCATTCGTCTGGAGAATGGTGAGTTCAAACTTCTCTCCCTCCTTGAGCTTTTCCTCCGCAGCTGCTGTTACGGGCTTTCCGACAAAAGCAGCAGCCATCGCCAGCGAAAAGCAGCCCGTCAATAA
The DNA window shown above is from Peribacillus sp. FSL P2-0133 and carries:
- a CDS encoding metallophosphoesterase; this translates as MNKMVMNLLTGCFSLAMAAAFVGKPVTAAAEEKLKEGEKFELTILQTNDFHGHLDDIVTLDDGTIHHNSIAKYATIIENVRNEEENLLLVDGGDVFLRGEFQAGQGELETSLLKALGYDAMVLGNNDFRVYPAGEGTQDSRYEQLKNYHRNVNFPILTGNVIDRETGKYIQNVKPWKSFTFNGVKVGMIGLTSMKPEIRGWNDVADLDFIEPVEALNELLPEVSEKSDINIVLSHAGNTEDHKLAQVPGVSAVIGADTHKVIQTPEYEFNGEVMVPITQAGGEQEHYLGRLDLTFEVVDGKMTLVESDGFLYDVTNVPADSEVQAIIDEYRSESNAQ
- a CDS encoding acyl-CoA dehydrogenase family protein, producing the protein MVSTMAINKDDSRSFLTEEHLLFKQSIREFLAKEAVPFYDQWEKEGGIPRSFWRKIGDNGFLCPWLDVEIGGIGADFGYSVVLAEELEMVGSALRGISIHSDIVAPYIASFGTIDQKQRYLPKFITGELISAFALTEPGMGSELGDIQTTAIQKDGYYIVNGAKTFVTNGFKADFMIVACKTDLNAVPSQCGISLLLIDKDTPGFSRGRKLGKTGQGCSDTAELFFDDASVPVGNLLGEEGKGLSYIMQKLQQERLMCAIGSLMAAKDMLHLTMNFISGRKAFDKKISKFKNAQFTIAEIATDIHLGGTFVDGLICKHMTGENIIAEVSMAKYWITEMSKRISDKCMQLHDGYGNIGDDKIAQRHRDIPLTTFFTGTDETVKTLIAKNIGF
- a CDS encoding betaine/proline/choline family ABC transporter ATP-binding protein (Members of the family are the ATP-binding subunit of ABC transporters for substrates such as betaine, L-proline or other amino acids, choline, carnitine, etc. The substrate specificity is best determined from the substrate-binding subunit, rather than this subunit, as it interacts with the permease subunit and not with substrate directly.); the encoded protein is MLKIENVSKIYKGGKKAVKNISLDIKKGEFICFIGPSGCGKTTTMKMINRLIEPSEGKILINGENIMDKDPVELRRQIGYVIQQIGLFPHMTILENITLVPKLLKWNEQKKKERALELLQLVDMGPEYLERYPYELSGGQQQRIGVLRALASNPPLILMDEPFGALDPITRDALQEEFKNLQRTLDKTIVFVTHDMDEAIKLADRIVILKAGEIVQVGTPDEILRNPANEFVEEFIGKDRLLQTRPNVELVEQIMSRNPISITEEKSLTGAITIMREKRVDSLLVVDEQNVLKGFVDVETISEYRKKAKFISEVINTEVYSVKQDTLIRDSVQKILKRGFKYVPVVDHNKHLVGIVTRATLVDIVYDSIWGEEENQMAEMAEMF